In Halocalculus aciditolerans, the following are encoded in one genomic region:
- a CDS encoding HVO_2922 family protein, whose protein sequence is MATFEVFEDAAGEWRWRLVASNGKIIADSGEGYQSKQGVERGIESVKRNAGDADVEVVDD, encoded by the coding sequence ATGGCCACGTTCGAAGTGTTCGAGGATGCAGCGGGCGAGTGGCGGTGGCGACTCGTCGCGTCGAACGGGAAGATCATCGCGGATAGCGGCGAGGGCTATCAGTCGAAACAGGGCGTCGAGCGCGGTATCGAGAGCGTGAAGCGGAACGCGGGAGACGCCGACGTCGAGGTCGTCGACGACTGA
- a CDS encoding sodium:calcium antiporter, translating to MRSRLRHPLVPVAVTLLLTVPWLWVFGTYGGYGAVHPGENITPAAAVAVAGLSILGAAFILAWAAETAEKDVPQAFAIAVLAVLAVAPEYAVDALYAWEAGQGSAQAANLAVANMTGANRILIGLGWAGIALFSIYRAARTHDSAVERREGFLADAVTLDRGISLEITFLLAATAFAFLVPLSGGIGPLDTLVLVGLYVLYILVIIRGDVEEPDAHGSVPAYFQGLPKLPRAAVVLAGFVFSGAVIFTAVHPFAEGLEQVGLQYGVPEFFMIQWLAPLASESPELIVVAYLVNKARSTAGFNALISSKLNQWTLLIGTLAVVYSISLGSIGTLAFDAKQAAEIWITAAQSLFAIAILANFSISAREALLLLALFASQVLAEFSLIQTYPEATATALSITVLYAYTVLYLVLAGVLFAKRRRSVQRLLRRTGRDIRGALTSGGERGRPEHAD from the coding sequence ATGCGTTCTCGACTCCGCCACCCGTTGGTTCCGGTCGCCGTCACGCTACTGCTCACCGTGCCCTGGCTGTGGGTGTTCGGGACTTACGGCGGCTATGGAGCCGTTCATCCGGGTGAGAACATCACGCCGGCCGCGGCGGTCGCCGTCGCCGGGCTCAGTATTCTCGGGGCGGCGTTCATCCTCGCGTGGGCGGCGGAAACCGCGGAGAAAGACGTGCCGCAGGCGTTCGCGATTGCGGTGCTCGCGGTGCTCGCCGTCGCGCCCGAGTACGCCGTCGACGCCCTCTACGCGTGGGAGGCCGGACAGGGCTCGGCGCAGGCGGCGAACCTCGCCGTCGCGAACATGACGGGCGCGAACCGCATCCTCATCGGCCTCGGGTGGGCCGGTATCGCCCTGTTCAGCATCTATCGCGCCGCCCGAACCCACGACTCCGCAGTCGAACGACGCGAGGGATTCCTCGCGGACGCCGTCACTCTGGACCGCGGCATCTCCCTCGAAATCACCTTCTTACTCGCCGCCACGGCGTTCGCCTTCCTCGTCCCGCTCAGCGGCGGCATCGGCCCGCTCGACACCCTCGTTCTCGTCGGGCTCTACGTCCTCTACATCCTCGTCATCATTCGCGGCGACGTCGAGGAACCCGACGCCCACGGCAGCGTCCCCGCGTACTTCCAGGGCCTCCCGAAGCTCCCGCGTGCCGCCGTCGTGCTCGCCGGCTTCGTGTTCTCGGGCGCGGTCATCTTCACCGCCGTCCACCCGTTCGCCGAAGGCCTCGAACAGGTCGGCCTCCAGTACGGCGTCCCCGAGTTCTTCATGATTCAGTGGCTCGCCCCGCTCGCCTCCGAGAGCCCGGAACTCATCGTCGTCGCCTACCTCGTGAACAAGGCGCGCTCGACGGCGGGATTCAACGCGCTCATCTCCTCGAAACTCAACCAGTGGACGCTCCTTATCGGGACGCTCGCCGTCGTCTACTCCATCTCCCTCGGGAGCATCGGCACGCTCGCGTTCGACGCGAAACAGGCCGCCGAGATCTGGATCACGGCCGCTCAGAGCCTCTTCGCCATCGCGATTCTCGCGAACTTCTCCATCAGCGCCCGCGAAGCCCTCCTCCTCCTCGCGCTCTTCGCCTCTCAGGTCCTTGCCGAGTTCTCCCTCATCCAGACGTATCCCGAGGCGACGGCGACGGCGCTCAGCATCACCGTCCTCTACGCGTACACCGTCCTCTACCTCGTCCTCGCCGGTGTCCTCTTCGCGAAACGCCGACGGAGCGTCCAGCGCCTCCTCCGCCGAACCGGTCGGGATATTCGAGGCGCACTCACGAGCGGTGGGGAGCGCGGACGGCCCGAGCACGCGGACTAA